CGTAGCCGTATTCGTGGGCCTGATTGAACTTTTCCCGTGGATCGAGACCACGGCCAGAAACGCTTTTGGCTTGTGATTTTCCTCCCGATCGGACATAACCACGACGTGAAAGCAGGTTTTGCTATGACGGATGAAAACAATAAAACCGACGAGGCCCCGGAATATCTGTCCAGGAAGGTTTTCGTCTCCTCGGAGAACGGGCTGCACGCCCGCCCGGCTGGACGGCTGGCCCAGGAGGCCCAGACCTTCGACTCGGACATCTCCCTGGTCGCCGAAAATCAGACGGTGGACGCCAAGTCCATCCTGGACATCCTGACCCTGGCCGCCGGTCCGGGCAACATGGTGGAACTGCGCGCCCGGGGCGCGGACGCCGAGGCCGCGCTTGACCGGCTCGAAGCGCTGTTCCTGAACAAATTCGAAGGGGCATAAATGGCTGATTCGACCCTCACGGGTATACCGGTCGCCACCGGCATTGCCATCGGCAAAGCCTTTTTCGTGAACCGGAATCATATGGCGAACCTGCCCCGGCAGATCGTCGCCGCTGAAGACATGCCCGCGGAGATCAAACGCCTCCACGCCGCCTTCAAGGATGTGGAAACCGAACTGGCCGCCATCCGCGAACAAGTGCCCGAGGAACTCAAGAGCCACGGCTCCCTCATCGACACCCACCTGATGATGCTCAAGGACCCGAAACTGTCCGGGGCCGCCGCGAAATACATCGAGACCCTGGGCCTGAACGCGGCCTGGGCCCTGGAAAAGGCCGTTTCCGACCAAGAGGCCGCTTTCGAGGCCATCCGGGACCAGTACATCCGCGAACGCATGCAGGACGTGCGCGTGGTCGCGGAAAAAGTTCAGATCAAGCTCATGGGCGTGAAGACCGACCTGTCCTCCATCTCGGGCCGGGCCATCATCATGGCCCACGACCTGACCCCGGCCGACACGGTCGAACTCCAGGTGGACAAGATCATGGCGTTCGCCACCGTACGCGGCGGCAAGACCTCCCACACCGGGATCATGGCCCGCTCGCTGGGCATCCCCGCCCTGGTCGGCGTGGGGCGGCTGGAGGAGGTCCACGACGGCGACCTGGTGGTCATCGACGGGTTGACCGGCAAGATCGTGGTCAATCCCACCGAGAGCGAACTGGCCGAGTACAACGAACGGGCCGCCCTGTTCGAGGACTACACCCGCAAAATCCGCCGCCACTGCCACCTGCCCGCCGAGACCTTCGACGGCTCCAGGGTCATGGTCCACGCCAACATCGAACTGGTGGAAGAGGTCACGGCGGTGTTGGACAACGGCGGCGAAGGGGTGGGGCTGTACCGTACCGAATACGCCTATCTCAACCGGACCACCCTGCCCACCGAGGACGAGCTGGCCGAGAAGTACATCGACCTGGCGGCCATCATGGCCCCCCGCAAGGTGGTCTTTCGTACGCTGGACCTGGGCAGCGACAAATTCATCTCGACCTTCGGCGAGCTCAATGAGACCAACCCGGCCATGGGTCTGCGGGCGATCCGCTTCTGCCTGAAGAACCCGCAGCTATTCAAAACCCAACTGCGGGCCATCCTGCGGGCCTCGGTCTACGGCAACGTTTCGCTCAT
This region of Desulfovibrio sp. Huiquan2017 genomic DNA includes:
- a CDS encoding HPr family phosphocarrier protein; translated protein: MTDENNKTDEAPEYLSRKVFVSSENGLHARPAGRLAQEAQTFDSDISLVAENQTVDAKSILDILTLAAGPGNMVELRARGADAEAALDRLEALFLNKFEGA
- the ptsP gene encoding phosphoenolpyruvate--protein phosphotransferase; this translates as MADSTLTGIPVATGIAIGKAFFVNRNHMANLPRQIVAAEDMPAEIKRLHAAFKDVETELAAIREQVPEELKSHGSLIDTHLMMLKDPKLSGAAAKYIETLGLNAAWALEKAVSDQEAAFEAIRDQYIRERMQDVRVVAEKVQIKLMGVKTDLSSISGRAIIMAHDLTPADTVELQVDKIMAFATVRGGKTSHTGIMARSLGIPALVGVGRLEEVHDGDLVVIDGLTGKIVVNPTESELAEYNERAALFEDYTRKIRRHCHLPAETFDGSRVMVHANIELVEEVTAVLDNGGEGVGLYRTEYAYLNRTTLPTEDELAEKYIDLAAIMAPRKVVFRTLDLGSDKFISTFGELNETNPAMGLRAIRFCLKNPQLFKTQLRAILRASVYGNVSLMFPMISGVKEIRQAKAWLAQAKAELRREGVDYDPDMPLGTMIELPAAVLIADFLAHEVDFFSIGTNDLIQYSIGVDRTNRHVSYLYQPLHPATLRAIKLVVDAAHQAGIEVSLCGEVASDPFCVPLLLGMGIDSISMTPQAIPGIKRIIRQTNMHDCRLLLKDVLECRTVSRINNLVMDNIFKHFPEEVTFFSSLLENDELPS